A section of the Elizabethkingia anophelis R26 genome encodes:
- a CDS encoding NfeD family protein has product MLEFLNGLQPLEKGFWYVALISSVIFAIQSIMTFVGGHDADGINADFSGDLDHVDAPFQFFSFRNLINFMLGFGWTGVVFYNTIGNRFLLIALATLIGCLFVYLFFLMIQQIMKLSEDNTFNIENLVNASGQVYIPIPENMNGKGKVQISVKGAHHELDAMTEGGDRLASGTSVIVEKIKDKILIVKKLN; this is encoded by the coding sequence ATGCTTGAATTTTTAAATGGATTACAGCCTTTGGAGAAAGGTTTCTGGTATGTAGCGCTTATTAGTAGTGTAATATTTGCCATACAATCAATTATGACTTTTGTTGGTGGACATGATGCTGATGGAATTAATGCTGATTTCAGTGGAGATCTGGATCATGTAGATGCACCATTCCAGTTTTTCTCATTCCGTAATCTTATCAACTTTATGCTTGGATTCGGGTGGACAGGAGTTGTTTTTTACAATACAATTGGAAACAGGTTTTTACTCATAGCACTTGCAACACTCATAGGCTGTCTTTTTGTATATCTTTTCTTTCTGATGATTCAGCAGATTATGAAGCTTTCGGAAGATAACACTTTCAATATCGAAAATCTGGTAAATGCCAGCGGACAGGTTTATATTCCTATTCCTGAAAATATGAATGGAAAAGGAAAGGTACAAATTAGTGTGAAAGGTGCTCACCACGAACTGGATGCTATGACAGAAGGAGGTGATAGATTGGCTTCCGGCACTTCCGTTATTGTTGAAAAAATTAAAGACAAAATATTAATCGTTAAGAAATTAAATTAA
- a CDS encoding flotillin family protein — MLGEFTLVIVAVVVLFVTFIALISRYKRCPSDKILVIYGRTGGKSARCIHGGGAFIWPVIQDFAYLDLKPMSIEANLTNALSRQNIRVDVPCRFTIAISTEPDSMGNAAERLLGLSPEQIQELSKDILFGQLRLVIAMMTIEEINSDRDKLLENISNNVDTELKKIGLKLINVNITDIKDESGYIEALGKEAAAKAINEAKVSVAEQEKMGETGKADADRQKDIQIAEFNRDRDVKIAITSKDKEVSIAAADKDQAIGKAEAERDARIATSMANSLAVRGENEAKITIANSDAERREREAEALKLATAAEKVQAAKALEESYVAEQKAEAARAERERSTQNANIVVPAEIAKQKAIIEAQAQAEKIRLQAKGEADAIYAKMEAEAKGLYEILTKQAEGYDQVVKAAGGDTNSAFQLLILEKLPELVKTQVEAVKGIKIDKVTVWDGNGNNENGNTSTANFVSGMMKSVPPLNDLFNMAGLNLPSYLKGKPEEKEIVKIIEQKNQEKKNFDDMRDKPQDKKDEGQNPEQK; from the coding sequence ATGTTGGGAGAATTTACATTGGTTATTGTAGCAGTAGTTGTACTCTTTGTTACATTTATTGCGCTTATTTCACGCTATAAGCGTTGTCCATCGGATAAAATTTTAGTCATTTACGGAAGAACAGGAGGCAAATCTGCAAGATGTATTCATGGAGGTGGTGCATTTATCTGGCCGGTAATTCAGGATTTTGCATACCTGGATCTGAAGCCTATGTCTATTGAAGCTAATCTTACAAATGCCCTTTCGCGTCAGAATATCCGTGTGGATGTACCTTGTCGATTTACAATTGCAATAAGTACAGAGCCGGATAGTATGGGGAATGCTGCTGAAAGATTATTGGGGCTTTCGCCTGAACAAATTCAGGAATTATCTAAAGATATTCTTTTTGGTCAGCTTCGTTTGGTTATCGCGATGATGACAATTGAGGAAATTAACTCAGACAGAGATAAGTTATTGGAGAATATTTCGAATAACGTAGATACCGAATTAAAGAAAATTGGTCTGAAATTAATCAACGTAAACATTACGGATATTAAAGACGAATCTGGTTATATCGAGGCTCTTGGTAAAGAAGCGGCAGCAAAAGCGATAAATGAGGCTAAAGTAAGCGTTGCTGAACAGGAAAAAATGGGGGAAACCGGTAAAGCAGATGCAGACCGTCAGAAAGATATTCAGATTGCAGAATTCAACAGGGATCGTGATGTGAAAATTGCAATTACAAGTAAAGATAAAGAAGTAAGTATTGCTGCTGCAGATAAAGATCAGGCAATTGGTAAAGCTGAAGCGGAAAGAGATGCAAGGATTGCTACATCAATGGCTAACTCTTTGGCTGTAAGAGGAGAAAATGAAGCTAAAATTACAATTGCAAATTCCGATGCAGAAAGGAGAGAGAGAGAAGCGGAAGCATTGAAACTGGCTACAGCTGCAGAAAAAGTACAAGCGGCAAAAGCTTTGGAGGAATCTTATGTTGCAGAACAGAAAGCAGAAGCTGCGCGTGCGGAAAGAGAACGTTCTACACAGAATGCCAATATTGTTGTACCTGCTGAAATTGCTAAACAAAAAGCCATTATCGAAGCACAGGCACAGGCAGAAAAAATCAGACTTCAGGCAAAAGGGGAAGCTGATGCTATTTATGCAAAAATGGAAGCTGAGGCAAAAGGTTTATATGAAATTCTGACGAAGCAGGCTGAAGGTTATGATCAGGTTGTTAAAGCTGCAGGTGGTGATACAAACAGTGCATTCCAGTTACTGATCTTAGAGAAATTACCTGAATTGGTTAAAACGCAGGTTGAAGCCGTTAAAGGTATTAAGATTGATAAAGTTACAGTATGGGATGGTAATGGCAATAATGAAAACGGAAATACCTCTACAGCAAACTTTGTATCGGGTATGATGAAATCCGTACCACCGTTGAACGATCTTTTCAATATGGCAGGGCTAAACCTTCCAAGCTATCTGAAAGGTAAACCTGAAGAGAAAGAAATCGTGAAGATTATTGAGCAAAAAAACCAGGAAAAGAAGAACTTCGATGATATGAGGGATAAGCCTCAGGATAAAAAAGACGAAGGACAGAATCCTGAACAGAAATAG
- a CDS encoding glycosyl-4,4'-diaponeurosporenoate acyltransferase CrtO family protein, with product MKIVLAYLMFSISITFISWIVGMIINALLKKTASYNQELVNFNFIKSEKLNKAIGIGIIKWIVKNTFFKFFNPKLKFGRSVNLKELKTIRNEMTKSEIEHLIAFVFASFFAIAKFYNHNYLFCLIIMIVNILMNLYPSLLQQQNKRRIDKLEIKFQK from the coding sequence ATGAAAATAGTATTAGCTTATTTAATGTTTAGCATTTCCATCACGTTTATTTCCTGGATTGTCGGGATGATTATTAATGCTTTATTAAAAAAGACAGCTTCCTACAATCAGGAACTTGTAAATTTTAATTTTATTAAAAGCGAAAAACTGAATAAAGCTATAGGAATTGGAATTATCAAATGGATTGTGAAAAATACATTCTTTAAGTTTTTCAATCCAAAACTAAAATTTGGCCGAAGTGTTAATCTTAAGGAACTAAAAACAATACGTAATGAAATGACTAAGTCTGAGATTGAACATTTAATTGCTTTTGTATTTGCTTCTTTTTTTGCTATTGCTAAATTTTATAATCACAATTATTTATTTTGTTTAATAATCATGATAGTAAACATATTAATGAATCTATATCCATCATTACTACAACAGCAGAATAAAAGAAGGATTGATAAACTAGAGATAAAGTTTCAGAAATAA
- a CDS encoding endonuclease/exonuclease/phosphatase family protein, which yields MTQSIGRAITGSFLLLFCFGLLQAQEIKVLTYNIYHGEKNYERGKSNIETIAAVINEYKPDFVAMQEVDSMTVRTASFNNGVRKDLVQELAKLTGMYGHFGKAMDYDNGGYGEGILSRFPDKPNVYQLPIPKGGEERALITIQHTFPNGQKIIFGGTHLCHEFEENRIAQAKQVASITTTKGIPAIILGDFNITPDSKPYKAITAKMNDAAVLYGNPQLTFPYHKPKYRLDYIFLNKNSKWKVKDVKVIKNDASDHMPVLVTLSLE from the coding sequence ATGACACAATCAATCGGAAGAGCTATTACAGGCTCCTTTCTGCTGTTATTTTGCTTTGGGCTGTTGCAGGCTCAGGAAATCAAAGTACTTACCTACAATATCTACCATGGTGAAAAAAACTATGAAAGAGGAAAAAGTAATATCGAAACTATTGCGGCTGTTATCAACGAATACAAACCCGATTTTGTTGCCATGCAGGAAGTGGACAGTATGACTGTAAGAACTGCATCATTTAATAATGGTGTACGCAAAGATCTGGTACAGGAACTGGCAAAACTAACAGGAATGTACGGGCACTTTGGGAAAGCAATGGATTATGACAATGGTGGTTATGGTGAAGGTATTCTATCCCGATTCCCGGACAAACCAAATGTTTATCAGCTGCCAATTCCTAAAGGAGGAGAAGAAAGAGCCTTAATTACGATACAACACACTTTCCCAAATGGTCAAAAAATTATTTTCGGAGGCACACATTTGTGCCATGAATTTGAAGAAAACCGTATAGCACAAGCCAAACAGGTTGCTTCTATTACCACAACTAAGGGTATTCCGGCTATTATACTTGGTGATTTCAATATTACTCCGGATAGCAAACCTTACAAAGCGATTACAGCAAAAATGAATGATGCTGCCGTATTATATGGTAATCCACAGCTTACTTTCCCCTATCATAAGCCTAAATACAGACTAGATTATATTTTCCTGAATAAAAACAGCAAGTGGAAAGTAAAAGATGTAAAGGTTATTAAAAACGATGCCTCAGACCATATGCCGGTTCTGGTGACTCTAAGCTTGGAATAA
- a CDS encoding Rne/Rng family ribonuclease, which produces MKKELIISHEDDTSKIALLEDGRLFELHQEEQNNQFVVGDLFLGKIKKLAPNLNAAFVSIGYEKDAFLHYLDLGPQILSYQKFVKDTISKKQQNSSLKNFAVQKEIPKDGTIDKVLAAGDSVLLQITKEPISTKGPRISTQISLTGRFLVLIPFDNKVSISKKIKNNQEKERLKMLIESIRPEGFGVIIRTVAEGKKVAELHNDMNQLITKWESCFKNIQKNKVPSKVLSEEDKASAILRDNFNQDFVNIICDDEQMVNDMKNYLEVIAPESKNIVQLYDSHIPLLEYYNVEKQLKQSFGKHVNIPSSKGAYLVVEHTEALHVIDVNSGNNISASQTNKLHALNVNKMAATEIARQLRLRDMGGIIVIDFIDMTDPEHRKELFEHLKEEMKRDKARHKILPPSKFGLIQITRQRVRPEKQIETKEENPNKDGEIVAPIVTVEKMEEAIRSFLTKEKGRLYLHVHPFVEAYLTKGVMSIQNKWFLRYKKWVTVIPRDSFKYLEYALYNSKKKELMSDSN; this is translated from the coding sequence ATGAAGAAAGAACTGATTATTTCACATGAAGATGACACCTCTAAAATAGCCCTGCTGGAAGATGGTCGTTTGTTCGAACTACATCAGGAAGAACAGAACAATCAGTTTGTAGTAGGTGATCTTTTTCTGGGTAAAATAAAAAAACTCGCTCCCAATTTGAATGCAGCTTTCGTAAGCATAGGTTACGAAAAGGATGCTTTTTTGCATTATCTGGATTTGGGACCACAGATTCTTTCCTATCAGAAATTTGTAAAAGATACTATTTCCAAAAAACAGCAGAACTCCAGTCTGAAAAACTTTGCCGTACAAAAGGAAATTCCTAAAGACGGTACTATAGACAAGGTCTTAGCAGCCGGAGACAGTGTACTTTTACAAATTACCAAAGAGCCAATTTCTACTAAAGGTCCGCGGATTTCTACACAGATTTCCTTAACCGGACGTTTTCTGGTACTAATTCCATTCGACAACAAAGTTTCTATTTCCAAAAAGATTAAAAACAATCAGGAAAAAGAGCGTCTGAAGATGCTTATAGAAAGTATAAGACCTGAAGGTTTCGGAGTTATAATCCGTACCGTTGCTGAAGGAAAAAAAGTAGCAGAACTACATAATGATATGAACCAGCTAATTACCAAATGGGAAAGCTGTTTCAAAAACATTCAGAAAAATAAAGTTCCGTCTAAAGTCCTTAGTGAAGAAGATAAAGCTTCGGCTATACTTCGGGACAACTTTAATCAGGACTTTGTAAATATCATATGCGATGATGAGCAAATGGTGAACGATATGAAAAACTATCTGGAAGTTATAGCCCCGGAAAGTAAGAATATTGTTCAGCTTTATGATTCACACATCCCACTCCTGGAATACTACAATGTAGAAAAGCAGCTAAAACAGTCTTTTGGCAAACATGTAAACATCCCAAGCTCAAAAGGTGCTTACCTGGTTGTTGAACATACTGAAGCTTTACACGTTATAGATGTTAATTCAGGAAACAATATTTCTGCCAGCCAAACCAATAAGCTTCACGCACTAAACGTGAACAAAATGGCAGCTACAGAAATTGCCCGACAGCTTAGACTACGGGATATGGGAGGTATTATCGTTATAGATTTTATTGACATGACGGATCCTGAACACAGGAAAGAACTCTTTGAACACCTGAAGGAAGAAATGAAGCGGGACAAAGCCAGACACAAAATTCTTCCGCCGAGTAAATTTGGACTGATACAAATTACAAGACAACGTGTCCGCCCTGAAAAACAGATCGAAACTAAAGAGGAAAACCCTAACAAAGATGGCGAAATTGTAGCCCCTATTGTTACTGTAGAAAAGATGGAAGAAGCAATCCGCAGCTTCCTGACTAAAGAAAAAGGAAGGTTGTACCTGCATGTACATCCTTTTGTAGAAGCTTATCTTACCAAAGGTGTAATGAGCATACAGAACAAGTGGTTTTTACGCTATAAAAAATGGGTTACTGTTATCCCTCGCGATTCCTTTAAATATTTGGAATACGCCCTATACAATTCGAAAAAGAAAGAGTTAATGAGTGACTCTAATTAA
- a CDS encoding HU family DNA-binding protein, translated as MTKAELVNTISNKLGVEKNDTQKVIEAFMQEIKTSLYNNDNVYLRGFGSFVIKTRAAKTGRNISKNTAIEIPAHNIPSFKPSKMFAEKVKTKVKVENK; from the coding sequence ATGACAAAAGCTGAATTGGTGAACACCATCTCCAATAAACTAGGGGTAGAAAAGAATGATACGCAGAAAGTTATTGAAGCGTTTATGCAGGAAATCAAAACTTCTCTTTATAACAACGATAACGTTTATTTAAGAGGTTTTGGATCTTTTGTTATTAAAACCCGTGCTGCAAAGACTGGTAGAAACATTTCTAAGAATACAGCTATCGAAATCCCAGCACACAATATCCCTTCTTTCAAACCTTCAAAAATGTTTGCTGAGAAAGTAAAAACTAAAGTGAAAGTAGAAAATAAATAA
- the mutY gene encoding A/G-specific adenine glycosylase has translation MKNNIEKAYFLKLTRKILSWYDLHGRNLPWRETQKPYNIWISEIILQQTRVEQGWNHYVNFIKRFPTVKELHEAENDEVLLYWKGLGYYSRALNLHKASHQIIEEYSGTFPDTFSELQKLKGVGKYTAAAIASISYGERVPAIDGNFYRVFSRILADDFDIASPKAYSYFYELILPFVDKERPGDFNQAVMDLGSQVCKPKNPDCINCPVNEECLAYATNRIQELPVKSKKIKVEILDLHYYYVKYGEDFLIKQRDESFIWKKLYEFPVEIPDELKGCIVFEKKVQHKLTHKTLNITFSRVEADNEKSFQKLSVSDNYIIVDKEQSHKKSFPKPLEKIIQEW, from the coding sequence TTGAAAAATAATATAGAAAAAGCTTATTTCCTGAAACTTACCCGAAAAATTCTTTCCTGGTATGATCTCCATGGCCGTAATTTGCCTTGGCGGGAAACTCAGAAACCATATAATATATGGATATCAGAAATTATTCTCCAGCAAACAAGAGTAGAGCAGGGATGGAACCATTATGTTAATTTCATAAAAAGGTTTCCTACTGTAAAAGAATTACATGAGGCTGAAAATGATGAGGTTTTATTGTACTGGAAGGGTCTGGGGTATTATTCCCGCGCACTCAATCTGCATAAAGCTTCCCATCAGATTATAGAAGAATATAGTGGAACGTTTCCGGATACATTTTCGGAACTTCAGAAACTAAAAGGGGTTGGAAAATATACTGCTGCTGCTATTGCCAGTATTAGTTACGGAGAGAGGGTTCCGGCTATAGACGGAAATTTTTATCGTGTCTTCTCCAGAATATTAGCTGATGATTTTGATATAGCCTCACCTAAGGCATATTCTTATTTCTATGAACTGATCTTACCTTTTGTAGATAAAGAACGTCCGGGTGATTTTAATCAGGCTGTTATGGATTTGGGATCTCAGGTATGTAAACCAAAGAACCCTGATTGTATAAATTGTCCGGTGAACGAAGAATGTCTGGCTTATGCTACAAACCGAATACAGGAGTTACCTGTTAAATCTAAGAAAATAAAAGTAGAGATACTGGATCTGCATTATTATTATGTAAAGTACGGAGAAGATTTCCTGATCAAACAGCGGGATGAAAGTTTTATATGGAAAAAACTCTATGAATTTCCGGTTGAAATTCCGGATGAATTAAAAGGCTGTATTGTTTTTGAAAAAAAAGTACAGCATAAACTGACCCATAAAACACTGAATATTACCTTTAGTAGGGTGGAAGCGGATAATGAGAAGAGTTTCCAGAAACTTAGTGTTAGTGATAACTATATAATTGTAGATAAAGAACAATCGCATAAAAAATCTTTTCCTAAACCACTAGAGAAGATTATTCAGGAATGGTAA
- a CDS encoding PfkB family carbohydrate kinase translates to MKLLSVGTVAFDAIETPFGKTDKILGGAATYIGLAASVLDTDVHLVSVVGGDFPDEYLEMMKGKNINVDGVEVVEDGKTFFWAGKYHNDLNTRDTLATELNVLENFDPKIPEGGADAEVLMLGNLHPAVQLAVLERMKTRPKLVVLDTMNFWMDLTWDLLMDVIAKTDVITINDEEARQLSGEYSLVKAAKKIHALGPKYVIIKKGEHGALLFEDGKVFAIPALLLEDVFDPTGAGDTFAGGFVAHLAKCEKFDFESMKTALIVGSALASFTVEQFGTEKIQTVTPAMLKERIKQFKELTTFEELV, encoded by the coding sequence ATGAAACTTCTTTCAGTAGGTACTGTAGCTTTTGATGCTATCGAAACACCATTTGGGAAAACAGATAAAATATTAGGTGGAGCAGCAACTTATATCGGGTTAGCGGCTTCTGTTCTTGACACTGATGTACATTTAGTTTCAGTTGTAGGCGGAGATTTTCCTGATGAATATCTGGAGATGATGAAAGGGAAAAATATCAATGTTGATGGTGTGGAAGTTGTTGAAGATGGTAAGACATTTTTCTGGGCAGGTAAATATCATAATGATCTGAATACCCGTGATACCTTGGCTACTGAGTTAAATGTACTGGAGAATTTCGATCCAAAGATTCCGGAAGGCGGAGCAGATGCTGAAGTTTTAATGCTTGGAAATCTACATCCTGCAGTTCAGTTAGCGGTTTTAGAAAGAATGAAAACACGTCCGAAGTTAGTTGTTTTAGATACAATGAATTTCTGGATGGATCTCACTTGGGATCTGCTAATGGATGTTATTGCTAAAACAGATGTTATTACTATTAATGATGAAGAAGCAAGACAATTATCCGGAGAATATTCATTAGTAAAAGCTGCTAAGAAAATTCATGCTTTAGGCCCTAAATATGTAATCATTAAAAAAGGTGAGCACGGAGCTCTTCTTTTTGAGGATGGAAAAGTGTTTGCTATTCCTGCTTTATTATTAGAAGATGTTTTCGATCCGACAGGAGCCGGAGATACTTTTGCCGGAGGTTTTGTAGCACATCTTGCTAAATGTGAAAAGTTCGATTTCGAAAGCATGAAAACAGCCCTTATTGTAGGAAGTGCTTTAGCTTCATTTACAGTAGAGCAATTTGGAACGGAAAAAATACAAACAGTAACTCCTGCAATGCTTAAAGAAAGAATTAAGCAGTTCAAAGAACTAACAACATTTGAAGAGCTGGTTTAA
- a CDS encoding peptidyl-prolyl cis-trans isomerase, giving the protein MKTKSLISLLTIAAAHLGFGQSIVINNDAMPVAKFSKEYEAGLKNQGIDQTIDSYINFKLIQDYSKSLKADTTQNFRTQIGTRLNELKKESYYPKELETKFLNDYIAANQKEKQIQVFFAKKEEGVKKDFQKIYNDVRLGKMTMDQAIQTEAKGDAKPLYIKAGVLSAELEADVQKLSIGGYSKLIDTPDNVMFVKVVGERPSLGYLIFGTLSYPNDANAEKAKTEIYKALSSGKKFNEVTAEFGSNDNEKKNGGVVMGSPVLPEEAYAQLKTLKEGDYTKTPILIENKWFIFNIYSKRPYQVTPDTKEFFFTDMMNSQYGNAFYDAFIDKLKKSSGYKESAAVGKTKASYAEFKKLVNDKEPLYTYNGQQFTVGDFKTQIKDHTADIEKMDNQKWGQLVDMMGRNFLMRSYTTEFENRPEIKNQLEDIKKNLYSNYFYAEYLKKEISLHPEWSAEYYNKNKDKFKKEAAAKGRVIIPANEADVDKFVKAIKNPADWEKLQAEYKGKTNDKKQPLANFNEGEMVESAEVFTKYNVPFKTGVYTAKIGGRTLIIANDEILPAGFMTQKEAEESGELEELVTSEQIKKILADLKSKAKITIEPGFVSALQKNFKK; this is encoded by the coding sequence ATGAAAACTAAATCTTTAATCTCCCTGTTAACTATAGCTGCAGCGCATTTAGGTTTTGGACAAAGCATTGTTATTAATAATGATGCAATGCCTGTTGCAAAATTTTCAAAAGAATATGAAGCAGGGCTAAAGAATCAGGGGATAGATCAGACAATTGATTCCTATATTAATTTTAAACTGATTCAGGATTACTCCAAATCATTAAAGGCAGACACAACGCAGAACTTCAGAACTCAGATTGGTACGCGTTTGAATGAATTAAAGAAAGAAAGTTACTATCCGAAAGAGCTTGAAACTAAGTTTCTCAATGATTATATAGCTGCCAACCAGAAAGAAAAGCAAATTCAGGTTTTCTTTGCTAAAAAAGAAGAGGGAGTAAAGAAAGATTTTCAGAAGATTTATAATGATGTAAGATTAGGAAAGATGACCATGGATCAGGCGATCCAGACGGAAGCAAAAGGAGACGCAAAGCCTTTGTATATTAAAGCTGGTGTATTGAGTGCCGAACTGGAAGCTGATGTACAAAAACTTTCTATAGGAGGGTATTCAAAATTAATCGATACTCCGGATAATGTAATGTTCGTAAAGGTTGTGGGGGAAAGACCTTCATTAGGATATCTTATTTTCGGAACATTATCGTATCCTAATGATGCAAACGCAGAGAAAGCAAAAACGGAAATATATAAAGCTTTAAGTTCTGGTAAGAAATTTAATGAGGTTACTGCGGAATTTGGGAGTAATGATAACGAGAAAAAGAATGGTGGTGTTGTAATGGGATCTCCTGTTTTGCCGGAGGAAGCTTATGCACAACTAAAAACTCTTAAGGAGGGTGATTATACAAAAACGCCTATTCTTATTGAAAACAAATGGTTTATATTCAATATTTACTCAAAGAGACCTTATCAGGTAACTCCGGATACAAAAGAGTTCTTCTTTACGGATATGATGAACTCTCAGTACGGAAACGCTTTTTATGATGCATTTATAGATAAACTGAAAAAATCTTCAGGTTATAAAGAGTCTGCAGCTGTAGGTAAAACTAAAGCTTCCTATGCTGAATTTAAAAAACTGGTGAATGATAAAGAGCCTCTGTATACATACAATGGTCAGCAGTTTACGGTAGGAGATTTTAAAACCCAGATTAAAGATCATACAGCTGATATTGAAAAAATGGATAACCAGAAGTGGGGGCAGTTGGTGGATATGATGGGCAGAAATTTCCTGATGAGATCTTATACAACTGAATTCGAAAACAGACCTGAAATTAAAAATCAGCTTGAGGACATTAAAAAGAATCTGTATTCCAATTACTTCTATGCAGAATATCTGAAAAAAGAAATTTCTCTGCATCCTGAATGGTCTGCTGAATATTATAATAAGAATAAAGACAAATTTAAAAAAGAAGCAGCTGCAAAAGGAAGGGTTATAATTCCTGCAAATGAAGCTGATGTTGATAAATTTGTGAAAGCAATTAAAAATCCAGCTGATTGGGAAAAGTTGCAGGCTGAATATAAAGGAAAAACTAACGATAAGAAACAGCCTCTGGCTAATTTCAATGAAGGAGAAATGGTTGAATCTGCAGAAGTTTTTACGAAATACAATGTACCTTTCAAAACTGGTGTTTATACGGCCAAAATAGGTGGGAGAACGCTGATTATTGCTAATGATGAAATTCTTCCGGCTGGATTTATGACTCAGAAAGAAGCTGAAGAGTCAGGTGAGCTTGAAGAACTGGTTACATCAGAGCAAATTAAAAAGATTCTTGCAGATTTAAAATCTAAGGCAAAAATTACAATCGAACCTGGATTTGTATCTGCACTACAAAAGAATTTTAAGAAATAA
- a CDS encoding peptidylprolyl isomerase: protein MTKNFRFFFILSFLVTTFAGTLLKAQLKQGQLVDGIAAVIGNEIVLESDIEEYINMSKQQGSPVGDKCEIIESIIHNKLLLFHAKKDTLIQNRSKELKADADNRFQQMLSGFPSEKDMLNAYKFRTAYEFKAAIEKISSEQYYQGEKYKLITKGVDITPSEVSAFYDTYKTQLPQVNDEVKLSRIIMYPKLTDAHKQEIIDKLKKIKAAIQGGESFENQARIYSEDPGSASNGGLINNVAKGMMVKPFEAAALNLQEGEISDPVETEYGYHIIQLIKKSGKIYDVRHILIASTPNAEEIKAAKNELQKVKAQIVDGTISFKDAALKYSDDKSTKFNAGVMTGQDGSDNLEKTKMDPVDAYQIAGLNKGDITEPYEIEEGQSKKKAIELIQVNDIVPAHTLDITTDYERIKSIALNQKKGNIVDQWIKSKLPDTFISINNRYKDCKFKTDWKRESLMK, encoded by the coding sequence ATGACAAAAAACTTTCGTTTTTTCTTTATCCTTAGTTTCCTTGTAACCACTTTTGCGGGTACACTACTAAAAGCTCAGTTAAAACAGGGACAATTAGTCGATGGTATTGCTGCGGTAATTGGTAATGAGATTGTTTTGGAATCTGATATTGAAGAATACATCAACATGTCCAAGCAACAAGGATCGCCGGTAGGGGATAAATGTGAAATTATAGAGAGTATTATTCACAATAAACTTTTGCTTTTTCATGCAAAAAAAGATACCCTTATTCAGAACAGAAGTAAAGAATTAAAAGCCGATGCAGATAATAGATTCCAGCAGATGCTTTCCGGTTTCCCATCCGAAAAAGATATGCTTAATGCTTATAAGTTTCGTACAGCATATGAATTTAAAGCAGCTATTGAGAAGATCTCTTCTGAGCAATATTATCAGGGTGAAAAATATAAGCTAATAACAAAAGGTGTAGATATTACACCGAGTGAAGTTTCTGCTTTTTATGATACATATAAGACTCAGCTGCCTCAGGTAAATGATGAGGTTAAGCTAAGCAGAATTATTATGTACCCTAAATTGACAGATGCTCACAAACAGGAAATCATTGATAAGCTAAAGAAAATAAAGGCTGCTATCCAGGGTGGTGAATCTTTCGAAAACCAAGCAAGAATTTATTCTGAAGATCCAGGTTCAGCTTCTAATGGAGGTCTTATTAATAATGTTGCAAAAGGGATGATGGTAAAGCCATTTGAAGCTGCAGCACTAAACCTTCAGGAAGGAGAAATTTCTGATCCTGTAGAAACCGAATATGGTTACCATATTATTCAGTTGATTAAGAAGTCTGGTAAAATCTATGACGTAAGACATATTCTTATTGCCAGTACCCCAAATGCAGAAGAAATAAAAGCTGCTAAAAATGAACTGCAAAAAGTTAAAGCACAGATTGTTGATGGTACCATCTCATTTAAAGATGCTGCTCTAAAATATTCTGATGATAAGTCTACCAAGTTTAATGCTGGTGTAATGACAGGTCAGGATGGTTCTGATAATCTTGAGAAAACAAAAATGGATCCTGTAGATGCTTATCAGATTGCAGGTCTTAATAAAGGTGATATTACTGAGCCTTATGAAATTGAAGAAGGACAAAGTAAGAAAAAAGCTATTGAACTAATTCAAGTGAATGATATTGTACCTGCACATACTCTGGACATCACAACAGATTATGAACGTATAAAGTCAATAGCACTAAACCAGAAAAAAGGAAATATTGTAGATCAGTGGATTAAATCTAAATTACCAGATACATTTATTTCTATCAATAACAGATACAAAGACTGTAAATTTAAAACAGACTGGAAGAGAGAATCTTTAATGAAATAA